CCGTGATGAGGCTAGAATGAGAATCTGCTACAGATATGAGGGGTTCTATGTGctgaaaattttagaattacaGGACTGACAAATTCTAAATTGAAATATGCAAACTGAAGATGAAATGTGGAGTATGACAGCAGAAAGCATCATCAGATGAAAAACTTCgataacaaaaaaacacactACACATCCCAAGAACTACAGAAAGAACTGGGAATCAGCACGGCTTCCATGTcaacacaaaatcaagaaaatcccTAATATGCTTAACCAGGCACCATCATCCCAAAGTGTTACTGTTACCTACTCTGAGTGGAAAATATTTCTGGGGAACTCAGCTGAAACAATTCCCATTTATGTCACAACAGAGGCCTCAAGTATATCAATAATTGCAGTTTTATTTTCATCAGTGACACATAAGTTTTACTTCAATTAGATCCTAGTAATGGGAAGCTTGATATACAGAAAGAATCACAAAAATGAAACCAATAACCCTTTCAGCATCAGGACGAAATACAATTTATCAAAACCCACCATGTATCCATACGATTTTAAATTATCCATGCCGCTATACGAAAAtaaaagcaattaaaaaaaaaaaaaacactggTTATTCCTTCCACCGGATTTCTATGCGATCATTATGCATAGGGTGCTTCAGAATTTATTAAACCGTAAACAAGCAAAAAGTATGTAGAGTTTCCGAATTTTACAATCAAACACCACAATATCAAACCTATGAGCCTCCGCGCGGGGAGACCGGACGGCGCGTAATGCATGGAAGCTGTCATCGCTAGCAGCTGTGGCATTTGGCagctccaccaccaccaccgccggCCTACATAACTTTCAATTATCACTCACAATTTTAGCAGTtcctatattaaaaaaaaaaaaaaaagtttttaatcATATTCTGCTTTCATCAGTTCATGGGCTTTAGCTGctaataaatagaattgggCCTAAGCCCGTAAGAAATATCTTTGGCAAGTCAACTTTAGCTATGAGACAACTACCTATTTGAAGAAGTATGAATTTTAAAGTAAGTGAAAGAAAATTGTGAGAAAATGCCATCAACCAGTTGTATTGCTGAGGGTTATGTGCTTCATGTATGGCCCACCAGCAATCAACCATGACACTATCAACATTAATCGATTTAAGCATTCTTAGTTGGTTTATCAAGTTATCAGCATCAACCAACTCATTATCCATATTGAGGTGTCCCaactatttcaaaattgaatcagTGTTACTACTTGAGTTGCAATATGTAcactagaaaaaaaatcaatttaaagaaaaattaacaaaaaatgacACCAATGCATTCATCTTTAATGTTACCATTGTTGTTCCAATGGTTGAGTGGATTTGTTGGCTAGAACTGAATTATACAAATCCACTGAAGATAGAGTAAAGCTATTTTAGATCATGAACACAAGTAGTGATCACTTAGTTGTGGCAGTGGTTGCTTATGTTCCATGTTCTGCATTTGCTTTCCAGAAGTTGATTTAAAGAGAAACTCATTAACTAAtcttcaattaatcaattagtaACACAATTCTGTTCTCACTAAAGTAGAACAACATAAAAGTTCTAACTAAATACCACTTCATATTAATATGTAACTCTCAGCCTCAGCAAATCGTTCCTCGTCTTCTAATAACAATTGATTTTCGATTTTCATATCCCTCATCAGAACACTCAGGCGGAAAAGAGAAGGAATTAAGAAAATCACTCGCTTGTTCTTGGACGGATCATCAAGTGGAACGCGTATGTTACCTTTTCATTCATCCATAAAATACCAATTCCTTAACACTCTTCATAGATCTCACGAACCACTCTCacatcaaattttcatttctttttattttttcttatttatatatcGTTTCTTGGAGGATCGTAATACGTGGTTGTGTTGAAAATGAGAGGCCGCAGAAAGCCTTGGAACTGCTTGCTTGTGTGGTGAAGAATGGAGATGCTGATGAGCTTATCATCCATCCAAGAAGTAATTGGAGCATATAAAGTGTTGGATGAGAATCATTTCATAGTCTTCTTGTATGCAAAATGGGGATTTACTTCTAATCTTGTTTTGGTGACTGATCAACTTCTTCAACTCTATGCTAAGTTTGGAGATGTTGAGTCAGCCAAGAATGTGTTCGATCATCTCAACTGGAAAGATACCGTTGCTTGGAGTGTGCATGACCTTATATTATACGGTGTTTTTAGTATTACAAGAGATGCAATTTGTTCTTGTTTGCAGAATCGTCCTCAAAAGGAATATTGTGGATGGGCAGTACAGAGGCTGACAGAGATCCTCCTTTCGATCGTTGTGCATGGATACGACACTTACAAGGCGAGATGACCGTTGGATTGGAAGGGCAATGCGTGATGTAGGTGGATCGATATGCTCTTTCAACACAgtcttttctcttcttataaataccaaacaaaGCTTATGCTTTTCCACCTAATACAAATCCAAATCGTGCTCAATGACTTATTTGCTGATATCGTAATACACTTGTAGAATGACCCTTACGAAATTATGTCTTCAAGAATGGTAGAgatttatgtaaaaatataaaatctaaaatatgtgagaaattcattttgattttgtttttattttagtttatgcCCATAATTAGAGTTAAATTCATTACTCtttcacaaaatcaattataaaaacaatctACACGAGCACTTGCTAAATTAATCATCCGATTCATACTGCCACATTTCGATGTTGGAGACTTTTCAAGAAACATACAAGGAAGCCAAAATATAGAGCTGTTCAAACATAATGTCCCCTTGCTActatacttttttctttttaaatgttttttagCTGTacaaatagattaaaaaacgGTTTACATCTATCTATAATCACTGTAACTTAATTATGCATTGATTTAGTTTATGATTGACAGTAAGCACAAATAACAAGGAAAATTTAATTGTGATGGCCGGAGTTGGCCGATTTGCATTAACAAAGATCTTATTTTTCTCTGAAAactttctttaattaattaatttcttatgcCACCCATTGACTATTTTGCTATCATTGAAACACTCCTTTAACTCATGCACGTTGTTAAGACCCATTTGTGAACCTAATAACAGGCAAATCATGATGTGCACGTCTATCACTTCAACACCTAAGTATGGTTCAAAgaatctatatttatttaattaaaaattcagcagtgtttctttatgttttttttataaaaatattaagcaagaatcaacacattttttcattttgattttttatgatttcaaAAACGTTTCTACATGAATTCCAATTACATCTTTACTCATATTGCTTTGGTACCTctattttataatagtataaagcgAACAATCTTATCTcatgtaattaaaaataaaaaaaccacAAGATTAAATCCACCAAGTCCTTCTACATCGATTTACTCAAATTCATTTATACCTTCACAAATTAGAAAGTATTGAGCATATGAGTAGAACCAACTAATACACTAGACTTGCATAatttctatataaaaataagtcgGCAAGAactatactaataaaataattacttctGAGTAGACTACATTAAAGTCATCatcttttttatatgtttatctTTGCAACACCATTACAATAAATTCCAAATGAAGCAGCCCTTGAGCTCGTGGAAGCATCCAAGACGAcctaacattattttataaaaaggaGTAATTAACTATTtctataattatatagttATTAGGTGATATATTGTACTAATATAACCCCcatcttaattatttcattggcAACTAACACATATCACGCCACTATCCCAGCCAATCCCACTCCTATATCTCAATCCAAGTTTATTGCCTCTCCTTCCAAATTGTTAGAGAAATTCTGGGTTTTATTATCTGAAAAAAAGTTggttttggagaagaaaaaatgtgaTAGAGAGAGATGTTTCAAACGGTAGCCCTTAATTCCCACtgttcaaattcaaaatcttgTCACAATTAAAAggtaaataaagaaaatataccGTTGCTTTCTTTCCTAACTGCCGTTGTTAgctttattattgttgttgttgtttatatAAAAAGCTCAGTTTTGTTAATTCTCACCATTTTGCTTTACTCTTTGCAATAAAACTTTGCTACATTGTGCAGAATTTATTCAAACGTCTGAACAAAACAGTGACATTTACTTCCTTTTTTTAGCTTTTTTATCCTCTCTTTCCTCAACCTTTGTTGTAAGAGTGATTTTCCCGGTTTGGgattcaaatttgaatctggaatttatgtatattatcTGAATTCTTGATAGGTGATCAGTCCCAAAGCGTTGAAAAAAGTTGCACATTGTGAGAAATGGAGAGCTTATCAAACAGTGATGAGAGTTATGATGCAGGATATCAGCCTTCTCCTTCTTCAGCAGATCATTCGCTTGACTCGTTCGCCTACTGCCGGACTAACTCTGAAGCCTCGGCCTTCTCCGAAGATCACAGCTGCTTTGAACCCGCCTCGCCTCTCAGCTGGCAAGGCCTCAAGTCCCCTGCACGCGCCGCCTCTCCAGATTAGGCATGAGGCAGCACAAGCATGGCTTGGATGATGAGATCATGGATCTAGGTGTGTGTGGGGGAGATTAATGTATCATGTATCATGTTTTTGCTTTGAATTGTAATGATTGGGAAATAATTTTTACAGAGCTGGAGTTGATGAAGGAGAGATTTTCAAGGCTGTTGCTGGGAGAGGATATGTCTGGAAGTGGTAAAGGAGTCTGCACTGCTGTTGCAATCTCAAATGCCATAACCAATCTTTATGgtatatctctctctctctctctttttgtgTATCTCTCCTCccaccctctctctctctctctgtctgACTTTTTTCATTATGGAATGCAGCTTCTGTGTTTGGTCAGCAGCAGAGGTTAGAGCCACTGCATCATGAGAAAAAGGGTGATGTGGAAGAGAAAATGAACTGTCTATTATCTGTGTGTGATTACATACTAGAATTCAGACCTTCATTGCAGACATTAAAAGATGGGACTACTTTAGAGGTAtgtatgcataaataaataaaatcttacaaAATGAggcaaaatttgttaaatttactTGCTGCCACAGTTTCATGTACTAAAGTGAAGATCCAATTTGCAGGTGATGGCAAGCAGGCCAAGATCAGACATTCACATCAACCTCCCAGCTTTGAAGAAACTCGACGCACTCCTCctggtaaaaaaaatactaaatgatggagtaataaatgaaaatttaaactctgatgatgatgatgatctgTGGACCAGGATGTTCTTGACAGCTTCCGGGATAATGAGTTTTGGTATGCTGAGCAGGGGAGTATGTCAGGGAACTCGACCCGTTCTGGATCATTCAGGAGGATCGTTCAGCCACAGACACAGCGGAACGAGGAGAAATGGTGGCTACCTGTTCCCTGCGTCCCCCTTGGTGGCCTCTCCGAGAAAAGCAAGAAACATCTGAGGCAGAAGCACGACCGTGCTAGCCAGATTCACAAGGCAGCAATGGCAATAAACAGTGGCATTCTTTCTGAAATGCAGATCCCAGAATCATACATGGCTACCCTGCCCAAGGTAGTGATGTTTAAATTCTTGGTTGTATATAttatgaaaagaagaagaaaatgctAACTGTTTCTGCAATTTTACTCAGAGTGGAAAAGCAATTGTGGGAGATACAATCTACCGCTACATGTACAATGCGGAGAAGTTCTCACCTAATCATCTGCTTGATTCTCTCAACATAAGCTCCGAGCACGAAGCCCTCGAGCTGGCAGACAAAGTCGAGGCTTCCATGCACACATGGCGGAGGAAAATTTGCATCGCTCACTCAAAAACATCATGGGAAGTGGTTAAAGATCTCATGTCTGACATAGATAGGAATGACAAGAACCATATCTTGGCTGCAAGAGCGGAGACTCTCTTATTCTGCTTGAAGCAGAGATACCCCGAGCTTTCACAAACTACATTGGATACAAGTAAAATCCAATACAACAAGGCAAGTTTCTCTTTCCAAATCATaagatgaattaaattttcatatacaGTGCAGGCTGGATTTAACATGTCTACGAATGTCATTTTGCAGGATGTAGGACAGGCGGTGCTTGAGAGCTATTCAAGAGTACTTGAAGGTTTGGCATTTAACATCATTGCTTGGATTGATGATGTACTGTTCGTAGATGAAACGATGAAAAGTCAAGAGTAGCAGCAGCTAATTTGAAGAAACAGGAAATTTTTTAGtgcaattatttgttttagtataGACAAGAAGAGAAGCCCCCTTCATAGACAATATTTTTTGCTTTTCCTAATGAAGGAGCCAAATTATCATATGTAAATCATCCAATGTGCAGTCATTTTTCATGTACAGGGACTGATTCATGAGTTTTAGTCATCCTAGAACTAAAAACCATATCAATGTTGAAGTTTCTGCCACGGCAATAAGTCATTCATTACAAATCAAGTCTTTCCTTATCTCTCTCTcagtaggaaaaaaaaaatgcaatacttTATTATGTTTAGGGAACTAggtaaaatattaacaaagaAAAACCTCAAGTTTAGACTAATTCATGTAAATGCATGTAGCAATTCCATTCATTATTCCTCGAAAAATTTCTTGGAGTTTCATTCCAATAAAGAATCTCTCATTCCATGAACATCATCTTTAAAATCTTTGTCCAGCGTTTTAAAATGGAACCTTTCACAACTGAGTCTGCCGTTCTCTTTGAGTAGTAGAGGGAAAAAGATTTGGTTTGACGTTCTGACTCTTCAGTTCTTCAGAAGCTCGAAAAGAATCCTGTTGTTTAGCTCCTCCAAAAAGTATTTGTACATGGTGAATTAATTGTATTTCCATCCTTGACACCTGCGACGTCAAACATGCTTTCCATATTTCCCTAGGCTCGAATAAGATCAGGAGAAACAGAAACTTCACATCTTAGTCTTCCCACTCAAACGGCAAACCAAGTTAAGATCCTAAATATGGATggattataaataaatatgatataaacaacaaaatgaaCATATTACAACTTGTAAATAAGAAGTGATATTCATGTTCTGGCTTCGCCAGATTTCAGGGGTAGGGAAGCAAAAACAATCGAAGGAATTTATAGCACACACGTTTACATGATATTACAGCATAAACTGATTCCTCAGATAAAGCATTTACTGGTTCAAAATATCCAAGGGACTCATTCCCCCTTCACACGTAGATGGACCAGATGGTTTTCTTAGGCAAAACTTATCAAAGGTGGCTAAAACATAGCTAATGTAAAGAAATACATACAGAAATTGGAACTGTTTGGATAAAAGCAAGCAAGATATCTTACTTCTCTTAACCGTGAAAACTGTGTATTCTTTAAACTACATTAGCTAAACCTCACCAGCATTGCAACTTTTGCCTAAGAAATCCAGTCAGGtctaaattttatcatttgtgAGTAAGGAGAGTACTTGGACATGTAAACCAGCAGAATGCTTGCCACAACATAtacatttttgaattttagttcTATAACAAGGAAGATAGCTATAAATGGTTTAAATCTGATGCAAATATGTGTTGCCATAATTCATGAgacgataaaaaaaacttggaAGGCACCTAGCACATAGCAAAGTGGGAAACTTACCAACTGGTGCCGGAAAATCTTAGGACACATAGGTGAGTTTGTTATGAAGGAAAAAGATTCACTCTGTAACAACAAGATACCATATGCTAAGAAGGGCAAGAAATTAGGAAACCACCAAATTATAcctcattaaaattcatttagaGTCGGTCATTTAGATAGAAACTGAGGCTGCCAAAGCAAATTTCAAATAACTAACAATTTAGATcctgaaacaaataaaacatttatttccATGTTCAGTAATTACTAGTTATGTTGAACAAATTCGTACCTTTTCCCTCTTGACCTGATTTTccatacaaaataatatagattCAAGTCATGCTGCAGCAACAAGAATAAAAGCTGATTCTTTCAAGTATATAACAAATAAGTACATCTAATAAAACCAGAAAATTCCAACAAAGAAGAACTCAATCACAAATGCAGATTCTTGCAATcgaaaaaagaacaaaaaattgtTCTTGCgattgaaaaaagaataaagaacaGACAGAGAGAGATGAACAAGTAGGGTTACAATGATGCAGTTTAAATAGGGAAGAAAAACACATCAAATTAATTGCAGTAAGCCTCTAATTCAAGTGAGGAATCTACAGTTAATAAATTGAGGTCCCTGTAAACAGATATCGACCATCGGCAATTGATTTATTACCTTTTCTATATTATCTTTGACGATTCAAATTTAACGGTATTGAAAGCACTGTGATTTGTTATTCATTatagatttattattaataacaaTTGTCCACTCTTATTTTCACAATCTTACCTTACTCTTGACCATGAATAGAATTGTTTAAAGGTATTTAcgaaaaaagttggtggatATCTCCGTGTATGAAGTGCCTAATGGTATACATGGTTTAATGATTTGAGTTATTATTGTCAAGTTAGAAGAAATATAGgaataaaaacatattataaaataattattttttatattcggATCTGCAATAATTGGAGTAGGTACTCGTATCGGGTAAGGCTAATCCAAATGCACTATCGGATCGAGTTCGAGTGAG
The genomic region above belongs to Salvia hispanica cultivar TCC Black 2014 chromosome 3, UniMelb_Shisp_WGS_1.0, whole genome shotgun sequence and contains:
- the LOC125211635 gene encoding LOW QUALITY PROTEIN: rop guanine nucleotide exchange factor 3-like (The sequence of the model RefSeq protein was modified relative to this genomic sequence to represent the inferred CDS: inserted 1 base in 1 codon), which produces MESLSNSDESYDAGYQPSPSSADHSLDSFAYCRTNSEASAFSEDHSCFEPASPLSWQGLKSPARAXLSRLGMRQHKHGLDDEIMDLELELMKERFSRLLLGEDMSGSGKGVCTAVAISNAITNLYASVFGQQQRLEPLHHEKKGDVEEKMNCLLSVCDYILEFRPSLQTLKDGTTLEVMASRPRSDIHINLPALKKLDALLLDVLDSFRDNEFWYAEQGSMSGNSTRSGSFRRIVQPQTQRNEEKWWLPVPCVPLGGLSEKSKKHLRQKHDRASQIHKAAMAINSGILSEMQIPESYMATLPKSGKAIVGDTIYRYMYNAEKFSPNHLLDSLNISSEHEALELADKVEASMHTWRRKICIAHSKTSWEVVKDLMSDIDRNDKNHILAARAETLLFCLKQRYPELSQTTLDTSKIQYNKDVGQAVLESYSRVLEGLAFNIIAWIDDVLFVDETMKSQE